The following proteins are encoded in a genomic region of Leifsonia psychrotolerans:
- the groL gene encoding chaperonin GroEL (60 kDa chaperone family; promotes refolding of misfolded polypeptides especially under stressful conditions; forms two stacked rings of heptamers to form a barrel-shaped 14mer; ends can be capped by GroES; misfolded proteins enter the barrel where they are refolded when GroES binds) yields MAKIIAFNEEARRGLERGLNILADTVKVTLGPRGRNVVLEKKWGAPTITNDGVSIAKEIELDDPYEKIGAELVKEVAKKTDDVAGDGTTTATVLAQALVREGLRNVAAGADPISLKRGIEKATAAVIAELIASAKEIETKEEIAATASISAGDAEIGAIIAEAIDKVGKEGVVTVEESNTFGTELELTEGMRFDKGFLSAYFVTDPDRQEAVFEDPYILIVNSKVSNIKDLLPIVDKVIQTGKQLLIIAEDVDGEALATLVVNKIRGIFKSVAVKAPGFGDRRKAQLQDIAILTGGQVISEEVGLKLENVTLDLLGNARKVVITKDETTIVEGAGDVEAIAGRVAQIRSEIENTDSDYDREKLQERLAKLAGGVAVIKAGAATEVELKERKHRIEDAVRNAKAAVEEGIVAGGGVALIQAGKTAFESKAILDLVGDEATGANIVRVAIDAPLKQIALNAGMEPGVVADKVRHLPVGHGLNAATGEYVDMIASGINDPVKVTRSALLNASSIAGLFLTTEAVVADKPEKNPAPMGDPSGGMDF; encoded by the coding sequence ATGGCAAAGATCATCGCTTTCAATGAAGAGGCCCGTCGCGGCCTGGAGCGCGGCCTGAACATCCTCGCTGACACGGTCAAGGTCACCCTCGGCCCGCGTGGACGTAACGTCGTGCTGGAAAAGAAGTGGGGCGCCCCCACGATCACCAACGATGGTGTATCCATCGCCAAGGAGATCGAGCTGGACGACCCGTACGAGAAGATCGGTGCCGAGCTCGTCAAGGAGGTCGCTAAGAAGACCGATGACGTCGCAGGCGACGGCACCACCACGGCTACCGTTTTGGCTCAGGCCCTGGTTCGCGAAGGCCTGCGCAACGTCGCAGCCGGCGCCGACCCGATCAGCCTCAAGCGTGGCATCGAGAAGGCGACCGCTGCGGTCATCGCCGAGCTCATTGCCAGCGCCAAGGAGATCGAAACCAAGGAAGAGATCGCGGCCACCGCATCCATCTCTGCCGGCGACGCCGAGATCGGCGCAATCATCGCCGAGGCGATCGACAAGGTCGGCAAGGAAGGTGTTGTCACCGTCGAGGAGTCGAACACGTTCGGCACCGAGCTTGAGCTCACCGAGGGCATGCGCTTTGACAAGGGCTTCCTGTCGGCATACTTCGTGACCGACCCCGACCGTCAGGAAGCGGTCTTCGAAGACCCCTACATCCTGATCGTCAACTCCAAGGTCTCGAACATCAAGGACCTGCTGCCGATCGTTGACAAGGTCATCCAGACCGGCAAGCAGCTCCTCATCATTGCTGAGGATGTCGACGGCGAGGCTCTGGCCACGCTCGTTGTGAACAAGATCCGTGGCATCTTCAAGTCGGTTGCCGTCAAGGCTCCGGGCTTCGGCGACCGTCGCAAGGCGCAGCTGCAGGACATCGCTATTCTCACCGGTGGACAGGTCATCTCTGAAGAGGTCGGCCTCAAGCTCGAGAACGTGACCCTCGACCTGCTCGGTAACGCCCGCAAGGTCGTCATCACCAAGGACGAGACCACCATCGTTGAAGGTGCCGGCGACGTCGAAGCCATCGCCGGTCGTGTCGCTCAGATCCGTTCCGAGATCGAGAACACCGACAGCGACTACGACCGTGAGAAGCTCCAGGAGCGTCTCGCCAAGTTGGCCGGTGGCGTTGCAGTCATCAAGGCCGGCGCCGCGACGGAGGTTGAGCTCAAGGAGCGCAAGCACCGCATCGAGGACGCCGTGCGTAACGCCAAGGCAGCCGTCGAAGAGGGCATCGTCGCCGGTGGTGGCGTTGCGCTCATCCAGGCTGGCAAGACCGCATTCGAGAGCAAGGCAATTCTTGACCTCGTCGGCGACGAGGCAACCGGCGCGAACATCGTGCGCGTTGCCATCGACGCTCCGCTCAAGCAGATCGCCCTCAACGCCGGCATGGAGCCGGGCGTCGTTGCAGACAAGGTGCGTCACCTGCCCGTCGGACACGGCCTCAACGCCGCGACCGGTGAGTACGTTGACATGATCGCTTCCGGAATCAATGACCCGGTGAAGGTCACCCGCTCGGCGCTGCTCAACGCATCGTCGATCGCTGGTCTGTTCCTCACCACCGAGGCCGTTGTCGCCGACAAGCCGGAGAAGAACCCGGCTCCGATGGGCGACCCGTCGGGTGGCATGGACTTCTAA